A stretch of the Thiomicrospira pelophila DSM 1534 genome encodes the following:
- a CDS encoding sulfite exporter TauE/SafE family protein — protein sequence MFESLFISAFIVGLLGGVHCLGMCGGVVGTLTFSLSPKHQVSQWRMLPYQLAYNLGRISSYMIAGALIGLFAASLSSLVPFLPFQQALQVFAGLFMIALGLYLAGWWHGVIVIERVGGALWQRLQPYTQKLTPVKTLPQAWLYGLVWGWLPCGLVYSVLIMAFSAASMTQGALVMLAFGLGTLPNLMLMGVFAFYFTRLARTLWVKRLAGLSVMLMGGWQIYLGLSLNIAP from the coding sequence GTGTTTGAATCCTTATTTATTAGTGCGTTTATTGTTGGCTTACTCGGCGGGGTACATTGTTTAGGAATGTGTGGCGGCGTGGTGGGTACTTTAACTTTTAGCTTATCGCCGAAACACCAAGTTAGTCAGTGGCGCATGTTACCTTATCAACTCGCCTATAACCTCGGGCGCATCAGCAGCTATATGATCGCAGGAGCATTGATTGGGTTGTTTGCCGCTTCGCTTAGTAGCCTCGTGCCGTTTTTACCCTTTCAACAAGCCTTACAAGTTTTTGCGGGTCTGTTTATGATCGCCTTGGGTTTATATTTGGCTGGTTGGTGGCACGGTGTGATTGTGATTGAACGTGTTGGCGGTGCATTATGGCAACGCTTGCAACCCTATACCCAAAAACTAACGCCCGTAAAAACGCTACCGCAGGCCTGGTTGTATGGATTGGTTTGGGGATGGTTGCCGTGCGGTTTGGTTTATAGCGTGCTCATTATGGCGTTCAGCGCGGCGTCTATGACTCAAGGGGCTTTGGTGATGCTGGCGTTTGGCCTCGGCACCTTGCCCAACTTAATGTTAATGGGCGTGTTTGCGTTTTATTTCACCCGTCTGGCGCGCACACTTTGGGTGAAACGTTTAGCGGGTCTATCGGTGATGTTAATGGGCGGCTGGCAAATTTATTTAGGCTTGAGTTTAAATATTGCACCTTAA
- a CDS encoding ATP-binding protein — MVRSVAFISRNDSGQNPKPGALSLAHYGLIFFDEMPEFNRDVLEALREPLETKQVHIARVKQHITFPCDTLFIGAFNPSPSGFFADDPRCKDTPDQIARYQRKISGPILDRIDLHLQVPAVEVDQLTAAPDENAETSAQVRVRVSQVRARQIQRQGCLNAELSVSQLEQQVALSDEAQAFLKQGIERLGLSARSYHKILRIARTLADMASSESVENQHLAEALGYRSLERQGLA, encoded by the coding sequence ATGGTAAGAAGTGTAGCATTTATTTCTAGAAATGACAGCGGTCAAAATCCGAAACCCGGCGCGTTATCGCTTGCCCATTATGGGCTCATTTTTTTCGATGAAATGCCCGAGTTTAATCGTGATGTGTTGGAAGCCTTACGCGAACCCTTAGAAACCAAACAAGTGCATATCGCACGCGTCAAACAACACATCACTTTTCCGTGTGATACCTTATTTATTGGTGCATTCAACCCAAGCCCGAGTGGTTTTTTTGCCGACGATCCAAGGTGTAAAGACACGCCAGATCAAATCGCGCGTTATCAACGCAAAATCTCCGGCCCGATATTGGATCGTATAGATCTGCATCTGCAAGTGCCCGCTGTCGAAGTCGATCAGCTTACCGCCGCACCAGACGAAAATGCTGAAACCAGTGCCCAAGTACGTGTTCGTGTGTCGCAAGTTCGCGCGCGTCAAATCCAACGCCAGGGTTGTTTAAATGCCGAGCTTTCGGTGTCGCAACTTGAGCAACAGGTTGCTTTAAGCGATGAGGCGCAAGCTTTTTTAAAACAAGGCATAGAGCGTTTAGGGTTGTCCGCACGCAGTTATCATAAAATTTTACGCATCGCTCGCACCTTAGCGGATATGGCCTCGTCCGAATCGGTAGAAAACCAACATTTAGCCGAAGCCTTGGGCTATCGAAGCCTCGAACGTCAAGGGTTAGCTTAG
- a CDS encoding heteromeric transposase endonuclease subunit TnsA: MHNIQPVRKHLTVYGSISGNYPFRNEKIIWFESQLEKHFLRKLEFNDAVLDVVTQPVEIPYTTEKGNKSTYTPDMLIIFSSRGFYHPESTPKPILAEIKPHKKLKENWPDLRTKFKAGLAYAKEQGWLFHIYDEKRIHDQYLENLNYLKRFNKGQYNQDILDQLVDTLEKIGHCKVNELAAYLFKSETNLLIGIQHTWNLIAKKKISCEMNQPLSNNTVIWVNNPEATYYGGI; the protein is encoded by the coding sequence ATGCACAACATACAACCAGTAAGAAAACATCTAACAGTTTACGGCAGTATATCCGGCAACTACCCTTTTCGAAATGAAAAGATTATTTGGTTCGAATCACAGCTTGAAAAGCATTTCCTACGAAAGCTTGAGTTTAACGATGCTGTCCTTGACGTAGTTACACAACCCGTTGAGATTCCATATACCACGGAAAAAGGCAATAAAAGCACCTATACACCCGACATGTTAATCATTTTTTCTTCTCGTGGATTTTACCATCCTGAGAGCACACCTAAGCCAATTCTTGCTGAAATCAAACCCCACAAAAAGCTCAAAGAAAATTGGCCTGATCTTAGAACTAAATTTAAGGCTGGCCTAGCTTACGCAAAAGAGCAAGGTTGGCTGTTCCATATCTATGATGAAAAGCGTATTCACGACCAATATCTTGAGAACCTTAACTACCTAAAGCGGTTTAATAAAGGACAGTACAATCAGGATATCCTTGACCAGTTAGTTGATACGCTGGAGAAAATCGGCCATTGCAAGGTCAACGAGTTAGCGGCCTATCTCTTCAAGTCCGAAACAAACCTATTGATTGGTATTCAGCATACTTGGAACTTAATCGCCAAAAAGAAAATTTCTTGCGAGATGAATCAACCGTTATCTAACAATACAGTGATCTGGGTAAATAACCCGGAAGCGACTTATTATGGAGGTATTTAG
- a CDS encoding Mu transposase C-terminal domain-containing protein, translating to MTVGVTLDRRRVTIKKGSIVQKGKQQYIITDVISFSEAVGQNLDNNRAKLLNIDELSPVDNPALEAKLSKDDSDIPDEHWQIAYNRFEIIEPLVKKSSRSEIESIANEHGVHYTTIYNWLRAYRESNSISALIPDKRGWKPNKSRLPKTLEDIIEEGINNFYLTTQKPTISKVVQYIMATCQRKGIDAPHPNTIRNRINDISLYKRMRNRGQKDLIKDKLSPAVKEFPGADYPLAYVQIDHTKLDIILVDEEHREPIGRPWITLAVDVFSRVITGYYLSLDAPSTTSVAMCTTMSILPKNKKLIDLDIDATWDVWGMMDSIHTDNGADFRTTDLQRACLKYGINWEYRPIGGKQFGGHIERLIGSLNKEIHTLPGATFSNVSQRGSYDSDKESSLTFAELEKWIVTWITKVYHHQKHSELRMSPLQKWEDGIWGTLAEPGVGLRDKPSDEDTLIIDFLPEFERTIQRNGISIDSLYYYSDVLRIWIGSKGDDGKTPRKFIFKRDPRDISYIWFYEPKLKKYFKIPTGRQEIPPISLWEYRAVQEYLNTQNKKPSNQIAIYDAIYELRQQADEARKRTKKTRRISTQKKLHEKTAVTQTLAPSPETSRANPSFDDDLWSQDIESFEDIR from the coding sequence ATGACAGTCGGTGTAACCTTGGATCGAAGGCGCGTAACAATTAAAAAAGGGTCAATTGTTCAGAAAGGCAAACAGCAGTACATAATCACGGATGTGATCAGTTTTTCAGAGGCTGTCGGTCAAAACCTCGATAATAATCGTGCAAAACTTCTCAACATTGATGAACTGTCACCTGTAGACAATCCCGCACTAGAAGCAAAGCTTTCAAAGGATGACTCCGACATACCGGATGAACATTGGCAGATTGCTTATAACCGTTTCGAAATCATAGAACCGTTAGTTAAAAAATCATCCAGATCTGAAATAGAATCCATCGCTAATGAACACGGGGTTCACTACACCACTATCTACAACTGGCTAAGAGCATATCGAGAGTCTAATTCAATCAGTGCCCTCATTCCAGATAAACGTGGTTGGAAGCCAAACAAGTCTCGACTTCCTAAAACACTCGAAGATATTATTGAGGAGGGAATCAACAATTTCTATTTAACCACTCAAAAGCCAACCATTTCTAAAGTTGTTCAGTACATCATGGCAACTTGCCAAAGAAAGGGAATAGATGCCCCGCACCCAAACACCATTCGAAACCGAATTAACGACATATCGCTATATAAGCGTATGCGGAACCGGGGTCAGAAAGATTTAATTAAAGACAAGCTCTCACCAGCGGTAAAAGAATTCCCGGGCGCAGATTATCCTCTTGCTTACGTGCAAATCGACCACACCAAGCTCGATATCATTTTAGTAGATGAAGAGCACCGCGAACCCATAGGACGTCCTTGGATAACACTCGCTGTTGATGTTTTCAGCCGAGTCATAACGGGTTACTACTTAAGTCTTGACGCACCCAGCACCACATCGGTAGCTATGTGTACCACCATGTCGATTTTGCCTAAAAACAAAAAGCTTATAGACCTAGATATTGATGCCACTTGGGATGTCTGGGGGATGATGGACTCTATACACACAGATAACGGTGCAGACTTCCGAACGACCGACTTACAAAGAGCGTGTCTTAAGTATGGAATTAACTGGGAGTACCGCCCAATTGGTGGTAAACAGTTTGGCGGACATATTGAGCGTTTAATTGGTTCTCTAAACAAAGAGATTCACACTTTACCTGGTGCCACATTTTCAAATGTCAGTCAGCGTGGATCGTATGATTCAGACAAAGAGTCATCTCTCACATTTGCTGAACTTGAAAAATGGATTGTGACCTGGATTACTAAAGTCTACCACCACCAAAAACATTCTGAGCTGCGTATGTCACCTCTTCAAAAATGGGAAGATGGAATCTGGGGCACTCTAGCTGAGCCCGGAGTTGGCCTTAGAGATAAGCCTAGTGATGAAGATACTTTAATAATTGATTTTCTACCTGAGTTCGAACGCACCATTCAACGAAACGGTATTTCAATAGACTCTCTTTATTATTACAGCGATGTACTCCGAATCTGGATTGGTTCTAAAGGGGACGATGGTAAAACACCTCGTAAATTTATATTTAAGCGCGACCCAAGGGATATTTCATATATCTGGTTCTATGAACCTAAACTTAAAAAGTATTTCAAAATACCTACCGGCCGACAAGAAATCCCGCCCATCAGCCTTTGGGAATATCGTGCAGTTCAAGAGTATCTGAATACTCAGAATAAAAAACCGTCCAACCAAATAGCCATTTATGATGCTATCTATGAGTTGCGCCAACAAGCCGATGAGGCTCGCAAAAGAACCAAGAAGACACGACGGATAAGCACTCAGAAAAAACTGCATGAGAAAACCGCCGTTACACAGACATTGGCGCCATCACCTGAGACAAGTAGAGCTAATCCATCATTTGATGATGATTTGTGGAGCCAGGATATAGAAAGCTTTGAGGACATCAGATGA
- a CDS encoding TniB family NTP-binding protein, whose protein sequence is MTTDTIEQNYPHLLERIRPVVDLPDKERLFFIEEDHWIGYDRAQKILNLLEDLLARPKKVRPQSLLIVGDPNMGKTTIILEFVKRHYTEVIEEPDSSFKVVKKPVINIAAPTSSDEKSLFIAILDHFFAPFRPTDPKAKLRQQAIHLMQRFQTRMLIIDELHNFLSGGPAGQRESMIALKNLSNELGLSIVGVGTKDAVQVLHTDPQHASRFDVAELPKWDLDTNFLKLLASYEKLLPIKYESDLKSKELATTLYQISSGNLGDLNKLLVACAKSAIETGEEKITHAIIMSHKDIKPTKGQRNIRYIDL, encoded by the coding sequence ATGACTACTGACACAATTGAACAGAATTACCCCCACTTACTTGAACGCATTCGTCCAGTTGTTGACCTTCCTGATAAAGAACGTCTTTTCTTTATTGAGGAAGACCACTGGATTGGTTATGACAGAGCCCAAAAGATTCTCAATCTTCTTGAAGATTTACTAGCTCGACCCAAAAAAGTTAGGCCACAAAGTCTGTTGATTGTTGGTGATCCAAACATGGGTAAAACCACAATTATTCTGGAATTTGTAAAGCGCCACTATACTGAGGTAATCGAAGAGCCTGACTCATCATTTAAGGTCGTTAAAAAACCGGTCATCAATATTGCTGCGCCCACCTCAAGTGACGAGAAGTCTCTTTTCATTGCAATTTTAGATCACTTTTTTGCACCATTTAGGCCGACAGACCCTAAAGCGAAGCTCCGACAACAAGCTATTCACTTGATGCAACGGTTTCAAACCAGAATGCTGATAATAGATGAGCTTCACAACTTTTTATCAGGAGGCCCGGCCGGCCAACGAGAATCTATGATTGCATTAAAAAACCTAAGCAATGAACTAGGCTTGAGCATCGTTGGAGTTGGCACTAAAGATGCGGTTCAGGTTCTTCACACCGACCCTCAGCATGCAAGCCGATTTGATGTCGCTGAACTTCCTAAATGGGACTTAGATACAAATTTTTTAAAGCTATTAGCCAGCTATGAAAAGTTGTTGCCAATAAAGTATGAATCAGACTTAAAGTCTAAGGAGCTAGCGACCACACTATATCAAATATCTAGTGGAAATCTCGGGGACTTAAACAAGCTTTTAGTCGCCTGCGCTAAAAGCGCCATTGAGACAGGTGAAGAAAAAATTACACATGCAATAATCATGAGTCATAAAGATATCAAGCCGACTAAAGGGCAACGAAACATTCGGTATATCGATCTATGA
- a CDS encoding TniQ family protein, with protein sequence MKTPYWPIQIPIEPDELLSSWLIRTSLENGSDPMTWTWYFWGKWRAWIADFDRHCDDEKLQRISFGPFNLERLRNATLYPTVQQLTTRELHPNTNWLWVIPQGSRNRERSVGMRFCPECLKDGTPYFRKSWRLAWNHSCPKHKLLLINQCPKCGLPISPHKASQDQTDICICLRCQFDLRTANTIQTSDEALSAQEILSHAINEDDSLPWDTKTPAELFETVHLILGLFQYATRRTDTIKKFREELGLPICMDARLSGHGIEQLSPESTSSLFISLNSLMKLGIDELIELFIETGVTQNALFRKSPLTNDTLKVIAYQLTTNENSSSSTRISTERIIKPRSKSDVLKMWEDLQRYL encoded by the coding sequence ATGAAAACACCATACTGGCCCATTCAAATACCGATTGAGCCAGATGAGCTGCTGAGCTCATGGTTAATTAGAACCTCGCTTGAAAATGGCTCTGATCCGATGACTTGGACATGGTACTTTTGGGGGAAGTGGAGAGCCTGGATCGCCGACTTTGATAGGCACTGTGATGACGAAAAACTTCAACGCATCTCTTTTGGTCCTTTTAACCTTGAACGGTTACGAAATGCGACTCTCTACCCAACCGTTCAGCAACTCACTACCCGGGAACTTCACCCCAATACGAACTGGCTATGGGTTATTCCACAAGGTTCACGTAACCGAGAGCGCAGCGTCGGGATGAGATTTTGCCCGGAGTGCTTAAAAGATGGTACACCTTATTTTCGAAAGTCTTGGCGTTTGGCTTGGAATCATTCCTGCCCTAAGCATAAGCTGCTACTTATTAATCAATGCCCAAAATGTGGATTACCTATCAGTCCCCATAAAGCATCTCAAGATCAAACGGATATTTGCATTTGTCTGAGATGCCAATTTGATTTAAGAACGGCAAATACAATTCAGACTTCAGATGAGGCCTTATCCGCTCAAGAAATCCTTTCTCATGCGATTAATGAAGATGATTCCTTGCCCTGGGATACTAAAACTCCAGCTGAACTGTTTGAAACGGTTCATCTCATATTGGGACTTTTTCAATATGCGACAAGGCGCACAGACACAATCAAAAAATTTAGGGAAGAATTAGGTCTCCCTATTTGTATGGATGCTAGATTAAGCGGCCATGGTATTGAACAACTATCACCAGAGTCGACGAGCTCCTTATTCATAAGTTTAAACAGTTTAATGAAGTTAGGCATTGATGAACTTATCGAGTTATTTATTGAAACTGGAGTTACACAAAACGCCTTATTTCGCAAAAGCCCCCTTACCAACGACACTTTAAAAGTTATTGCCTATCAACTAACCACCAACGAGAACAGCTCCTCATCCACTAGGATTAGTACAGAAAGGATAATCAAGCCTAGGTCGAAATCAGATGTTCTAAAGATGTGGGAAGACCTGCAAAGGTATTTATGA